One stretch of Acholeplasma laidlawii PG-8A DNA includes these proteins:
- a CDS encoding NYN domain-containing protein has product MRTDRDYTIALLIDADNISPIYLDIIINEANKHGKITNARVYGDWSQERLKTWRSKAEKFSLTFVQQYANLSNKGNATDFTLVIDAMDLLYSNKVNAFCIVSSDSDFTKLIIRLKEDNMYLIGMGESKTPEVLVNSYERFYYIDQILEALEPKKERKDKNGNSLIPKKETIIKEVKKIIEDNLEDDGWAYWSIVADQLRKKSPGFDPVNYGSKLKALNFFKTFKDFEVKNEDKVAYIRIKHS; this is encoded by the coding sequence ATGAGGACAGATAGAGATTATACGATTGCACTCTTAATTGATGCAGATAATATCTCACCAATTTATTTAGATATTATTATAAATGAAGCTAACAAACATGGAAAAATCACCAATGCCCGAGTTTATGGGGATTGGAGTCAAGAAAGATTAAAAACATGGCGTAGTAAGGCTGAAAAATTCAGCCTTACCTTCGTCCAACAATATGCAAACCTATCAAACAAAGGTAATGCTACAGACTTTACGTTAGTTATTGATGCTATGGATCTTCTCTATTCTAATAAGGTGAATGCATTTTGTATCGTCTCAAGTGATTCTGACTTTACGAAATTAATTATTAGATTAAAAGAAGATAATATGTATCTAATTGGTATGGGTGAGTCAAAAACTCCAGAAGTATTAGTTAATTCTTATGAGCGTTTTTACTACATCGACCAAATTCTAGAAGCGTTAGAACCTAAAAAAGAACGTAAAGACAAAAATGGCAATTCTTTAATCCCTAAGAAGGAAACAATTATTAAAGAAGTTAAAAAAATTATTGAAGATAACTTAGAAGACGATGGTTGGGCGTACTGGAGTATAGTCGCTGACCAACTAAGAAAGAAAAGCCCTGGTTTTGACCCTGTAAACTATGGTTCTAAACTAAAAGCTTTAAACTTCTTTAAAACATTTAAAGACTTCGAAGTTAAGAATGAAGATAAGGTAGCATATATTCGAATTAAACATTCGTAA